One region of Eupeodes corollae chromosome 1, idEupCoro1.1, whole genome shotgun sequence genomic DNA includes:
- the LOC129938789 gene encoding GTP-binding protein 128up → MSTILEKISAIEAEMARTQKNKNTSAHLGLLKAKLAKLRRELITPKGGGGSTGEGFEVAKTGDARVGFVGFPSVGKSTLLSNLAGVYSEVAAYEFTTLTTVPGCIKYKGAKIQLLDLPGIIEGAKDGKGRGRQVIAVARTCNLIFMVLDVLKPLGHKKLLEHELEGFGIRLNKKPPNIYFRKKDKGGVNFNCMVPQSELDADLVKSILSEYKIHNADITLRYDATSDDLIDVIEGNRIYIPCIYLLNKIDQISIEELDVIYKIPHCVPISAHHRWNFDDLLELMWEYLRLVRIYTKPKGQLPDYTSPIVLHNERTSIEDFCNKLHRTIAKEFKYALVWGSSVKHQPQKVGIEHILNDEDVVQIVKKV, encoded by the exons atgagtacaattttggaaaaaatctcaGCCATTGAGGCTGAG ATGGCTCggacacaaaaaaataagaacacatCGGCACATTTGGGTTTATTGAAAGCAAAATTGGCCAAATTGCGACGTGAACTCATCACACCGAAAGGTGGCGGCGGTTCAACCGGTGAAG GCTTTGAAGTTGCAAAAACCGGAGATGCCAGAGTTGGTTTTGTCGGCTTTCCTTCGGTGGGTAAGTCGACGCTTTTGTCCAACTTGGCTGGAGTGTATTCGGAAGTTGCAGCGTATGAGTTCACAACGTTGACAACTGTTCCCGGATGCATCAAATACAAGGGTGCCAAGATTCAA TTGCTGGATTTGCCTGGAATCATTGAAGGTGCTAAAGATGGTAAGGGTCGTGGTAGGCAGGTTATTGCTGTAGCACGAACTTGCAATCTTATCTTCATGGTCTTGGATGTTCTGAAGCCATTGGGTCATAAGAAATTGCTGGAGCATGAATTGGAAGGTTTTGGAATTCGGCTCAACAAGAAACCACCAAATATTTACTTCAGAAAGAAGGATAAag GTGGTGTTAATTTCAATTGTATGGTCCCCCAATCGGAGCTGGATGCTGATTTAGTGAAATCCATTCTTTCTGAATACAAAATCCACAATGCTGATATTACACTACGTTATGATGCCACCAGTGACGATCTTATCGATGTCATCGAAGGAAATCGTATCTATATCCCGTGCATTTATCTCTTGAATAAGATCGATCAGATTTCAATTGAAGAACTTGATGTCATTTATAAGATTCCGCACTGTGTACCCATTTCAGCTCATCATCGATGGAATTTCGATGATTTGTTGGAACTTATGTGGGAATACTTAAGACTTGTTCGAAT ttACACAAAACCAAAAGGACAACTGCCTGATTACACGTCACCAATTGTCTTGCACAATGAGAGAACTTCGATTGAAGATTTTTGTAACAAATTGCATCGTACAATTGCTAAGGAATTCAAATA TGCTCTTGTGTGGGGATCATCGGTTAAGCATCAACCTCAAAAGGTTGGTATTGAGCATATTCTCAACGACGAAGATGTCGTACAGATTGTAAAGAAAGTTTAA
- the LOC129942592 gene encoding uncharacterized protein LOC129942592, with product MVSPTMYWHKNKLNDIKYSVNRIERNEETRGIRASLFNSLSPIILSTGLGRSEEIGAAIAKAGELPVKYSQYTNHKKYYDCDYGDGSVNTFNPKLRALLILVALLLVGYKIYNITMPYTSQESLSNIGIITQKKLNDAFEWAAQPDVRNKINPILCGLAFSVFSFFLVYLDSNVPGINPPSPFSPRSKMLYRRQKTSSIHLGYLTAIAGGLVVSALMMLDF from the exons ATGGTCTCTCCCACTATGTACTggcataaaaacaaattaaacgacATCAAGTACTCTGTGAATAGAAttgaaagaaatgaagaaaCAAGAGGCATTCGTGCATCTCTATTCAACTCGCTATCACCGATAATTCTAAGCACTGGACTTGGTCGGTCAGAAGAAATCGGTGCAGCTATTGCAAAAGCAGGTGAGCTGCCGGTGAAATATTCGCAATACACAAATCACAAGAAATACTACGACTGCGACTACGGTGACGGTTCAGTGAACACATTTAACCCCAAGTTACGAGCTCTTCTTATTTTGGTGGCACTTCTCTTGGTCGgttataaaatttacaatattacAA tGCCTTACACCAGTCAAGAGAGTCTCTCCAATATCGGAataattacacaaaaaaaactgaatgatGCCTTTGAATGGGCGGCTCAGCCAGATgtccgaaataaaataaatccaattcTCTGTGGATTAGCATTTTCAGTGTTTTCATTCTTCCTCGTATACTTAGATAGCAATGTTCCTGGAATCAATCCACCATCTCCATTCTCTCCACGCTCAAAAATGCT ATATCGCCGCCAGAAGACTAGCTCCATCCATCTGGGGTATTTAACGGCCATAGCTGGTGGGTTAGTAGTTAGCGCATTAAtgatgttggatttttaa